Genomic window (Psychromonas sp. L1A2):
CGATCATGAAAGCGTGAATTTACACGTAACCACATTGGCGCTTGTTGATTATTATCCGTCATGATTTGTGCCGCTTTCTCTTCACCATAAGCGGCTTGAAGACGTTTAACTAACCAACTTGGATGACAATATAATAAAGCCGGTTGCTGATCTGCTTGCTCAATTAAGCTTTCCTGTTCGCGCAAAAAACTACGTAACACACCATTAATCATGCCTTTTAAGGCTGGCTTTTTCAGCGCTTTTGCACCATTAACCGTTTCTCCAACAGCAGCATGGCTTGGAATACGTGTATACAATAATTGGTAAATACCCACTAAAATCAGAAAGTGTAAATCACGCTGTTTACCGGTTAATGGTTTTTTCATTAATGAGCGACAGAAAAAATCTAAGCGAGGCAGAGTACGTAATACTCCGTAACACAGCATTTGTACTAAGGCTTTGTCTTTAGGGGTGAGGTCTTGTTGAATAGCAGGCAATGCTTGTGATAACGATTGCCCCTTTTCTACTACTTGATTTAGCACTTTCGCAGCAATCGCACGTACATTCATTTTTTATTAACCTTGTTCGAGTAAATTGCTAGAAACTGTAAACAGTTCTCGGCGAGAGTTTAAGACATCTTGCACAGGCATCGCTTTTTTACCTGCTAATTGAATCACTTCTAAGTTTATTACACCTTGTCCAGTCGCGACTTGGATACCCTTTTTATCAACACTTACAATGGTGCCTGCTGGTTTGGTAGTCGTTGTATCAACAATCTTAGCTTGATGAACTTTAATGACTTGCCCTGACCATTCAAAATAACTCACTGGCCATGGGTTAAACGCGCGAATACAGCGATCAATAAAGTCAGCATCATCTTGCCAATTAATTAACGCCTCTGCTTTGCTCAATTTTTTAGCATAAGTCGCTTCGCTTTCATCTTGCTTCTCTGCTGTCAATTCACCTGCTTGTAATTGATTAATAGTTTCAATTAAAACAGCGGGCGCCTGCTTTGCTACTTTTGCATATAATGAAGCACTGGTTTCATCGGCATCAATTGGGCAATTTACTTTTTTAAGCATATCGCCAGTATCCAATCCTTCATCCATTTGCATTATGGTCA
Coding sequences:
- the fmt gene encoding methionyl-tRNA formyltransferase, giving the protein MEKLKIIFAGTPDFAANHLQALIDAEFDVVAVYSQPDRPAGRGKKLTASAVKEVALANDIAVYQPENFKQSDSVEQLAALNADLMIVVAYGLILPTSVLTTPRLGCLNVHGSLLPRWRGAAPFQRAIWAGDKETGVTIMQMDEGLDTGDMLKKVNCPIDADETSASLYAKVAKQAPAVLIETINQLQAGELTAEKQDESEATYAKKLSKAEALINWQDDADFIDRCIRAFNPWPVSYFEWSGQVIKVHQAKIVDTTTTKPAGTIVSVDKKGIQVATGQGVINLEVIQLAGKKAMPVQDVLNSRRELFTVSSNLLEQG